Within Sorangiineae bacterium MSr11367, the genomic segment CGAACGCACGTGCTCAACCTGATGGGCGCCTACGATCTCGGAAAAGGCTGGCGCGTGGGCGGGCGCTTCTATTTCTATTCAGGCAAGCCGTATTCGAACCAGTATTACGGTTTCGCGGTTCCCCCGTTCAACGGCGAGCGGCTCCCGTCGTATTACCGCATCGACCTGCGGCTCGAGAAGACGTGGCCGGTGGGCAAGTCGGGCCGCATCTCCTTCGTCCTGGAAGGCTTGAACGTGACCCTGAACAAGGAGACCGTCGGCCTCGACTGCACCACGTCCCCGAGTGCTCCGCCGCCGCGGCCCGGAATGTCCTTGCAACGGATTCCTACGGCGTGGTTGGATAAATGCGATCGCCAAGAAGTCGGCCCCGTCGCGGTGCCGAGCATTGGCATCGAGGGCGCCTTTTGAACCGACTAGTTCGCCTGCATGATCTCGTCGGCCAATCCGGGATGCACGCCCGAAACCGTCCGCGCCAAGAGCAACGTGCCAACCATTTCGGAGAGCATGCGCATCACATGACGACGGTCCAGCACGGCGCCCTCGCACGAACCGGTGACCTTTGCGAGCTGCGCGGCCGCAATGGTCAACAAGGCCTCGATGCGTTCGGCATGGCTCGCATCGTGAAGGCTGGTGGGGGAGTCGAAAGCGTCTGTCGGGTCTCCACCGTCCGATAGGACAAGGTCGGCGAGCACCGTGATCGCTTCCTCCAACGCGGAGCAGGCCTCGGCGGCCAGCAGTTCGGATTGTCGTGTGCTCATAGCCGCTTAGTGAGGCAGAATACGGAACAAAGTTTGGCTTGGTGATTCGCGTTTCCAACGCCGAATTCCGAGGGCGAGGTAATCGGTGACAATCCGCAAAAAGCCCGTGATTTCTCCGCGTAGGGAGCCGCGTCAGGCTCGTTCCGAGCAGATGGTGGCCGACATCCTCGAAGCAGCCATTCGCGTTTTGCAGACCGAAGGTGTCGAGAAGTTCACCATGGTCCGCCTCGCCGAAGTGGCGGGGGTGAGTGTGGGATCGCTGTATCAATACTTCCCCAATCGGGAGTCGCTCTTCTTCCGACTTCAGCAGACTTCGTGGGGCAAAACGGTGGATCGCGTCCAAGAGATCCTCACCGATCCGAACGCGACGATGGAGCAGCGGGTGCTGGCTTCTGTTTCCGCAGTGTTTCGTGCCGACGAAGCCGAGGGTGATCTGCGCAAAGCGATGAGCGAGGCCGGCGCCCCATTTCGCGATTCGCCGGAGGCGATGGCCGAGCGCGAGCGCGGCCAGGAGCGCGCCATCGCGTTCTTCCGTCACGCGTTGCCGGATGCGAGTGAATCGGACATCGCCTTCATCGCGGACTTCATCAGCACCGCGACGGCGGGCATCGCGGAGAAGGTCACCGAGCGAAAGCTCTCTCGCCACGAGAGCGAGCGCTGGGCAAAAGCGACCGCCGAAATGTTCTCGCTCTACATCAAGGCGCGTCGAGCAACGTTCGATTGAACGCGACGTTCGAGCTCAGTGCGCGGGCTTGCTCGCGGACAGACGGGTGATTTGGATGCCGTGCGCGGCGCCGAGGCGCTCGAGCAGCTCTCCCAGTTCGGCGGGGGCGGCCACCTCGGGCAGGCGCTCGTAGTGGTTGTCCCAGAGCTCGAGCATCACGTGCTTCTCGTCCAAAATGAGCCGGCTGATCTGGGCCCAGCTCCACTGACGGATGCGCGGGATGCCCATGGCCATGAGGTACCGAGCCTCGAGCCCATCGCGCCGCACCACGACCCCGCGCATGTGGGCGCGGATGACGGTGCCCACCGCGCTGGCCACGAGGATGAGCGCAAAGGCGATGGAGCTCAGCGGCCGATTCTTGTCGCCCTCGACGAGCCACACGTACAGGCGCGAATTGGAGGGCGAGGCGTACGCGATGAACACCAGCGCGAGCGCCACCAGCGCGAGGGCGAGGTAGATGAACGAGGGAATGCGAAACCGCAGCGGCGGCCCAAACGTGAGCCGATCCGTCGGGCTGAGGCTGTACGACATCTCGAAGCGCGCAACCGTGCCGCGCACCTCGGTGATGCTGTCTCTGTCGTCGCCTGGTTCAGCAGGGGGTAGGCTTTGGTGTTCGCTGTCGGGATGCGACGGGGAGGTCACAGAGAGCACTCCGAAAGAGACACGATAGCACCGGAACTCCTTGGGGGCTTCAGCGATCCCCCGCGGGTCCCGACTGCGGTCCCGTTCCACCTTGGTTTCGCGCGTGGCGGATGGTGGCGATTTCGCTCTTTGACGGATTGATGACCATCAGACCGTGATCGGCGTCGATGAGGGCGATGTCTCCATCGGACGACCAGCGGAAGAGTCCCTGCACGTCGACGATCGCGGGCACGCCCAAGAGCTCCAGCAGGATGCGTGTGCGCGGGCTGGTGGCGCGCTCGCTCAATGCGATGCCGCACGGCTGCGCCCGGGCGGAGATGAGCAGGTCGAACACGCTGAGGCCGTCTCCCACGAGCACCGCCTTCGACGGAAGCTCGGCGCGCTTGTCCGAGGCGGCGAGCATGCTCAAGGCGTCGCACAGATCCTCGACGTCCCGCGCGCGCTCCTCCATGAAGGGATCGCGCGTGATGGTGGCTGCGGTGCGCGTGGCCTCGCGGGCGACGCGTCCCAGCGCGGCGGGGATGCCCACGCCCGACTCGGTGATCTCGAGCGCGAGCTCCCGGAAGCGCATGTCGCCGAGGATCTCCACGTAGGTCGAGAGGAACGCGCCCTCTTTCCCCACCGAGATGCCCTTGGCGCGTTCGTTCAGCGCCAAGATGGCCTTCTCCGCGACGTCGAAGGCCACTTTGAGCAAGCGTACGTCCTGCTCGATGGTCGTGGCGCGTTCGTCCCCGTGGGCGCTGGGCCGTTGCGCCGGCCGGCGTGGTGCGGTGATGGCCCCGAGCGCCTTTCCCGGCACGAGCGGGCGCCCTGGCAAGGTGACCTTGCGCGTGCCGCCGCCCGCCTTGCGCGCCACCGTGCTGCGTTCGCGCTGCGTGTCGATCAGCTCCGCGTGACGGATCCCCGCGGAAATGAGCGCGCCGAGCACGCTGAGGAGCTCGACGTCGGGATCGGAGAAGGGGATGGCCTCGCGCTGCACGGCGATGGCGCCGACCGGCCCTTGCTTGCCCAGGATGGGCACCGCCAGAAAGACGGGGAAGCGCTCCTCCTCGAGGCCGGGGAAATGTTTGTACGAGGCATGCGTCTCCGCACGGGCGGAAATGATCGGGCGGAGGTACTCGACGGCCTGGCCGGTGATGCCCTCGCCGACGTTGAGGCGGATCTGCCCCAGCGCGGTGCGCGAGAAGCCGACGTTGCCGCGCATGACGAGCTTGTTTTCACCCTCGACGAGGTAGAGCGAGCAGACGTCGCAGCCGAGGATCTGCACGATGCGGCGCGGGGCTTCGTCGAGCAGCGTGACCAGCGGCATCGGCCGGGCGGTGAACGCGACGAAGTCGAGCACGCCATCGAGACGTTTGTTACCCCTCTCGAGGACCTTCGGTGTGATGGGGAGGTCGGCAGGCGTGCGGGGCGGCGGAGGCGTGGAGGCGGACATGGCGGAAAGCTCTGGTTTCAGTGTAGCCTGAGAACCCTCATGGCCAACGACTTCCCTTCTGATGCCTGGACACGCGCTTACAAGGACGCGATCAACTCCAACCCCGCCTACAAGACCGCCGGCAAGGACTGGACGCATGGCGTCGTTGCGATGGTGGTGACCGCGGATCCTTCCCTGGGCATCCCGGAAGATCAGGGCATGTGGCTCGACGTGCACGGGGGAGAGTGTCGCGAATGCCGCCTCGTTTCGCGCGAAGAGGCCGAAAAGGCGTCGTTCGTCATCGTTGCGCCCTACGCCCGATGGAAAGAAGTCATCAAGGGTGAGGTCGACCCCATCAAGGCGATGATGCAGTTCAAACTGAAGCTGACGAAGGGCCACATGCCCACCATCGTCAAGTACGTGCACGCCTCCCGTGAGCTCGTGAACTCGACCGCCAAGGTGCCGACGAAGTTCCGCGACGAGGCTTGACCTTTTTACGGCCCAGGCCCGAAAATGCCGACCATGCCCGTTCAGAACCCCCTGGTCCTCGTTGCCGACGACGAGCCGTCGATGCTCGAGTTGGTTGCACGTCATCTCCGGACCATGAAAGACCCGGCCATCGAGGTCATCGAGGCCTCCGATGGTGAGCAAGCCTGGTCCCTCGCGCAGGAGCACCTGCCGGATCTGGTGGTGCTCGACGTGATGATGCCCGGCATGAGCGGCTGGGAGGTCTGTCGCAAAATCCGCGAAGAAGTCGCGCTCGCGCACACGGGCGTGTTGATGCTCACCGGCATCGGCGAGAACTTGAACCAGCTCACGAGCCCGCTCTACGGGGCCGACGCGTACATCGACAAGCCGTTCGACTTCGGTGAGCTCGACGACAAGGTGCGCATCGCCCTCGAAGCGCGTGAAGCCCAGCGCGAAGGCATCACGCGCCCGCCGCTCAACGGTGTCGCCGGCGCCGCCCGTCCGGCCCGCATCGCCAAGGCAGCCTCCAAGAAGAAGGGGAAGGCGGCGAAGAAGAAGGCCGCCAAGAAGCCCGCCCCGAAAAAGGTGACGCCGAAGAAGGTGGTGGCGAAGAAAGGCGCGCCGAAGAAGTCCGCCGTCAAGAAGCCCGCGCCGAAGAAGGCGTCCGTGAAGAAGGCGCCGCCGAAGAAGAAGGCGCCGGCGCCCAAGAAGATCGCCGCGAAGGCCGCAAAGCCGGCGAAGAATGGCGCGTCGAAGAAGAACGGCAAGGCGCCCAAGGCCGTGCCGGCCCCCAAAGCGGCATCGGGTGCGAAAGCGTCACGCAAAAAGGCCCCCGCGCGGGGCAAAGCGCGCGCGACGCGATAGCGCCCAGCTCGCAACCTCGACGACGGCCTCCTCGATCGGAGTGGGGCCGTAGCCGAAGGTTCGGCGAAAGCGGGAGTCGTCCAGCACGAAGGGGACCTCCCACTGGTACATCATCTCGACGATCTCGCGCATGAAGGGGTCGAACACGCCCGCGGCGCGCACGAACCACTTGGGGACGCGCATCATGCGGACGTCGAGATCGAGGGCGCGGCCCAGGCGCCGGGCGAGCATCCGCGTGGTCTCGGGGGCATTGGTGGGAAGGTGCCAGACTTGGCCCATGGCCTCGTCGCGCTCGCCCAAGGTGGCGAGCGCCCGCGCGATGTCGGGCGCATACGTGTAGGCGTGGAGTGCGTCGGGATCGCCCATGCATTCAGCGGCCCGGCCCGCGTAGATGCGCTGGAAGAAGCGGTCGCTCCAGAGCGAGTAGGGTAGGTCGGAGCCGAAGAAGTCGCTGGCGCGCCCGATGGCCACGGGCACTTCGCCGCGGCGGTGGGCCGAGAGGCGGAGCTCCGCGAGCTCGACCCGCAGCGCGCCTTTTTTGCTGCAAGGCGCGAGCGGGGAATCTTCGCGCATCGGGCCGACGGGGCGGCCGTACATGTAGAGGCAATCGAGCGCCACGAGCTTCGCCCGCGCCGTGCGCGCGCCATGCAAGGCTCCGCGCGCGATGGGGAGAAGGTGTTCCGGCCACATGTGGTAGGCCGGGTTCATGCAGTCGTAAACGACGGCCGCATCGCGTGCTGCGTGCTCGGCGAAGGCAAGATCGGTGATGTCGCCCGAGACGTGCTCGAGCTGCGGGCGCGGTGTGCCGGCCGGCCCTCGGCGCACCAGGCGCACGGGGTGGCCTTTCGCGAGAAGGACTTCGGCCAGGCGCGAGCCAATCTGTCCGGCGCCGAGGATGACATGAACGTGGTTGCTCATGCCCCAACCGTGTGTCTTGCAATGGAGCAACACAATGCGCATGCTTGCAAAGCATGGTCGCAAAAAAGCAAGACGTCGCGCCGGCGCAGGATCCGCGCTGGGAGGACGTGAGGATCTTTCTCGCGGCGTACCGTCACAAGAGCCTGGGCGCTGCCGCGGGGCGCCTCGACCTCGACACGAGCACGGTGAGCCGGCGCCTCACCGTGCTCGAATCGTCGCTGGGCATCCGTCTCTTCGAGCGCACGCGCGAAGGCTTGATCGCCACGCGCGGTGCCGAAAGGGTGCTCGCCGCCGCCGAGGCCATGGAGGCGGCGCATGGCCGGCTCACGCGCGACGCGTCGGATCTCGAGGCCGAGGCCGAGGGCGTGGTGCGCCTCAGCGTCGCACCCGGCATGGCCGACGCCTTCGTCGCGCCGGCGCTGGTGCGGCTGCGTGCGAAGCACCCGAAGATCGACATCGAGCTCGACGCTTCGGTGCGCCCGCTCGATCTTACGCGGCACGAGGCCGATCTCGCGATGCGCTCCACGCGCCCGCACGGCGCGGAGCTGGTGGTCACCAAGCTCGGCACCGCCGGGTGGCTCGCCGCCGGCGCACCTGCACTGGTGAAGCGCCTCGGCCGGCTCACCTCCTGGAACGACGCCCCGTGGATCGCCTGGGACCGCGATCTCGCGAGCTTTCCGCCCGCGCGCTGGCTCGCGCAACACGCACCCAAGGCCCGCATCGCGCTGCGCACGAGCCAATTCACCTCGCAGCTCGTCGCCGCCGAGTCGGGCCTTGGCGTGCTCCTCATCCCGCTGCCCTACATGCACACGCGCACCTTGCGTGCCGTGCCCTACGCCGAGCCCCTCGCCCCGTCGGCCCAAGCATGGCCCACCGACGATCTCTGGCTCGTCGGCCACCGCGCCCTCCGCGACGTCCCGCGCGTCGCCGCCGTATGGACCTTCCTCGCCGAAGACATGCGCCGCCTCGCCCGCCTCGGTTAGAGGCTAGAAGAAGGTTTTACAGGGAGATCGGGAGATCGGGAGATCTGAATTTTTCTGATCTCCCGATCTCCCGATCTCCCTGTTCAAACTCTCATTCTTCTAGACGACGCCTTCGGCGCGGAACCAGTTGATGGCGCGGTGGAGGCTTTCTTCCAAGGGGCGGGTGGGGAGGCCCAATTCGGTTTTTGCTTTTTGGCAATTGAAGAAGGCATTTTTCATGGCATATCGCGCGGCGCGGTAGGTAGCATTTGGCTCTTTGTGCGATATGCGATCGGCCCAGAGTTCCATGCCGAGGGCTACGCTGATGGCGACGGCCGCGGGCACTTGGATGCGTGGGGGCTTTACGCCGGCGACTTTGCCCACCAAGGCATAGAGCTCCTTCAAGGTGACATTCTCGTTTCCGAGGATGTAGCGTTCTCCGGCGCGGCCTTTTTCTTCGGCGAGTAGGTGACCCATGGCGCAATCGTCGACGTCGATGGAGCAGATGCCACCTGGCGGAATTGCAGGGAATTCGCCGCGCAACATCGAAAGAATGATCTTGCCCGTGGGCGTGGGGCCGATGTCGCGTGGGCCGAAGGGAAAGGCGGGATTGACGACCACCAGCGACATTCCTGCATCGGCGAAACTCAGCGCCACGCGCTCGCTGAGCCATTTGGTCATGATGTAGTCGTTGCCGTCGAACACATTGAACTTGCACGTCTCGTCGGCCTCGCCGCCGTCGAGCAGCCCAATGGCCGCGATGGAGCTCGTGTACACCACGCGGCGCACGCCGGCGTTCTTGGCGGCGAGCAGGGTGGCCGAGGTGCCCTCCACGTTCACGCGCCAGATGGGCGTCGGGTCCTCCATCCAGATGCGGTAGATGGCCGCCAAGTGGTAGAGCGACTCGCACCCCGAAAGCGCCTTCTGCATGCGCTTCGCGTCGGTGACGTCGCAGGGGATGCGCTCGACGTTCAACCCGTCGAGGTTCTTCGTGTTCGCCCCCGGCTCGATGATCGCCCGCACGTCGCGCTTCGACGCGAGCAGATGGCGCACCACGGCGCTGCCAATGAACCCCGTCGCCCCCGTGACCGCTACGGTTCCCATGCGACGGTCGTATCATCGACCGCTGGCCTTGCATTCGGAATTGTTTCGTGTACGAATGTTTCGCGTACACAGGAGAGCCCAGCCATGCCCAGTCCTTTCCGCGAAGAACACGAGCACTTCCGTAAAACCGTGCGTCAATTCGCCCAGAAGGAGCTCGCGCCGTACGCGGAAGAGTGGGAAAAGGCGGAGAACTTTCCCAATGAGGTGTTCAAGCGCGCGGGCGAGCTCGGGATCTTCGCCGCGCACTACCCGGAGGAGCTGGGCGGCTTGGGCGGCGACTACTGGTTCGCCGTGGCCAAGAGCGAGGAGCTCACCCACTGCCGCATGGGCGGTGTCACCATGGGCCTTCTCGTCCAGGGCGACATGGCGACGCCCGTCATTGCCGACTTGGGCACCAAAGAGCAAATCGACGAGTTTCTCCGCCCCGCGCTCGCCGGCGACAAGATCGTCGCGCTCGGCGTCACGGAGCCCAACGCCGGAAGCGACGTGGCGGGCATCCAGACCTGGGCCAAGAAAGACGGCGACGATTACATCATCAACGGTGCCAAGACCTTCATCACCAACGGCACCCGCGCCGACTTCGTCACGTTGCTGGTGAAGACCGCACCCGATCAAGGCGCCCACGGCTGCAGCTTCTTTTTGGTCCCGACGAACACGAAGGGATACTCCGTTTCGAAGAAGTTGAAGAAGATTGGCAATCACTCCAGCGACACCGCGGAGCTCAGTTTCGAGGACATGCGTGTTCCCAAGCGCTACCTGCTCGGCGAAGAGAACAGCGGCTTCATGTACTTGATGCAGAACTTCCAGTCGGAGCGCATCATCGCGTGCACCAGCGCCGTGGCAGGAATGCAACTTACGATGGACGCGGCCATCGCCTACGGGCGCGACCGCAAGGCCTTCGGCAAACCGATCATCAAGCGCGAGTACTGGCAGCACAAGTTCGTCGACCTGACGGCGAAGCTCGAAGCCGCGCGGGCGCTCTCGTACAAAGGTGCAGAGGCGTACAACGAGGACAAGTACGTCAACAAGACGCAGGTCAGCTTCGATACGGTGCGTACCATCTCGCTGGCCAAGATTTTCACCGGCGACGTCCTGAGCGAAATCGCTGATCAGTCGCTGCAATTTTATGGTGGCGCCGGCTACATCGAAGAATACGAGATCGCACGTGCGTGGCGCGACCAGCGCTTGTTTCGCATCGGCGGCGGCACCACCGAGACGTTGCGCTACTACGTGGCGAAATTGATGGGGCTCTGACCCTCATTTCGTGTGTCGCCTGTTCTGACGACGGAAACGACAGGTCCCGTTTGGGGCGAAACTTTTTTGTGCGTGATCCGATAAAAAAGGTGGAATCAAGTTACCCGTCAGGCCATTGTATTGGCGATCGCCGTGAACCATTCTCGACGACCTGCCTGGTTTGCCTACCTTTGCGCGCTGCTGGCGTTCGCGTTTTTCGCGTCCAGTTCGGCGGCGGCGTTGGCAATGGCAGGGTCGATTTGGACGTCGGCGGCGCTATCCGCACGAAGTGACGCCGTCCTACTGGGCAATATCGATCCTCGAGTCGACGTTCCAGGCGAGGGCGACGGCGCTCTTTCGGATGGGACGGTGCCCATTCCTGCCGTTCTCGAAGAAGAGCGCGTCGAAGAAGAAGGCTGTGAAGACGATCCCGTGCCGGGGGCCGAGCAGAGGCTCGTGGAGCTCACCGCGCGATGGGGACGTCTGGTGGTGTGGGACCGACCTGATTTCGCCCGGCCCGTGAAGGACCCCGTGGACGAAACGTCGTCTCCGCCTCCACGAGCCTGAAATACCCAAGAAGTACCTATAGCGGTTTTGCCACGGTTTCGTGGATTTCACCGTAAGCGTCTCCGTGCCCATGTCCATGCACGGATGGCTCCTCCCTGTGTCGTTCGGGCAAGGGCATGGACTCGGGTACGTCTGCGGTGATCATTCTCGCCATCTGCAAAGGGGGGCAGTTGGTATGCGTTCAGCGAAAAGCGGTAATGGGGGTCACGATCACGCCTTTGCGCGTGAAACGAAAAAGATGTTTTCGGATTGGGCGTCCACGTGGAAAGACGTCCTTCGAGGGAAATCCCTGGGCGCCGATCTGCTCGCCGGTATCACGGTGGCGGCCGTGGCCCTGCCGCTGAATCTCGCCCTCGCCGTCGTCAGCGGGTTGCCCCCAATCGCAGGACTCATTGCGGGCTCGCTGGGTGGTGTGATCGCGGGTGCCCTCGGCGGTGCCACCTTGC encodes:
- a CDS encoding TetR family transcriptional regulator, with translation MTIRKKPVISPRREPRQARSEQMVADILEAAIRVLQTEGVEKFTMVRLAEVAGVSVGSLYQYFPNRESLFFRLQQTSWGKTVDRVQEILTDPNATMEQRVLASVSAVFRADEAEGDLRKAMSEAGAPFRDSPEAMAERERGQERAIAFFRHALPDASESDIAFIADFISTATAGIAEKVTERKLSRHESERWAKATAEMFSLYIKARRATFD
- a CDS encoding GAF domain-containing protein, with protein sequence MSASTPPPPRTPADLPITPKVLERGNKRLDGVLDFVAFTARPMPLVTLLDEAPRRIVQILGCDVCSLYLVEGENKLVMRGNVGFSRTALGQIRLNVGEGITGQAVEYLRPIISARAETHASYKHFPGLEEERFPVFLAVPILGKQGPVGAIAVQREAIPFSDPDVELLSVLGALISAGIRHAELIDTQRERSTVARKAGGGTRKVTLPGRPLVPGKALGAITAPRRPAQRPSAHGDERATTIEQDVRLLKVAFDVAEKAILALNERAKGISVGKEGAFLSTYVEILGDMRFRELALEITESGVGIPAALGRVAREATRTAATITRDPFMEERARDVEDLCDALSMLAASDKRAELPSKAVLVGDGLSVFDLLISARAQPCGIALSERATSPRTRILLELLGVPAIVDVQGLFRWSSDGDIALIDADHGLMVINPSKSEIATIRHARNQGGTGPQSGPAGDR
- a CDS encoding SCP2 sterol-binding domain-containing protein, translated to MANDFPSDAWTRAYKDAINSNPAYKTAGKDWTHGVVAMVVTADPSLGIPEDQGMWLDVHGGECRECRLVSREEAEKASFVIVAPYARWKEVIKGEVDPIKAMMQFKLKLTKGHMPTIVKYVHASRELVNSTAKVPTKFRDEA
- a CDS encoding response regulator, with product MPVQNPLVLVADDEPSMLELVARHLRTMKDPAIEVIEASDGEQAWSLAQEHLPDLVVLDVMMPGMSGWEVCRKIREEVALAHTGVLMLTGIGENLNQLTSPLYGADAYIDKPFDFGELDDKVRIALEAREAQREGITRPPLNGVAGAARPARIAKAASKKKGKAAKKKAAKKPAPKKVTPKKVVAKKGAPKKSAVKKPAPKKASVKKAPPKKKAPAPKKIAAKAAKPAKNGASKKNGKAPKAVPAPKAASGAKASRKKAPARGKARATR
- a CDS encoding NAD-dependent epimerase/dehydratase family protein; amino-acid sequence: MSNHVHVILGAGQIGSRLAEVLLAKGHPVRLVRRGPAGTPRPQLEHVSGDITDLAFAEHAARDAAVVYDCMNPAYHMWPEHLLPIARGALHGARTARAKLVALDCLYMYGRPVGPMREDSPLAPCSKKGALRVELAELRLSAHRRGEVPVAIGRASDFFGSDLPYSLWSDRFFQRIYAGRAAECMGDPDALHAYTYAPDIARALATLGERDEAMGQVWHLPTNAPETTRMLARRLGRALDLDVRMMRVPKWFVRAAGVFDPFMREIVEMMYQWEVPFVLDDSRFRRTFGYGPTPIEEAVVEVASWALSRRARFAPRGGLFA
- a CDS encoding LysR family transcriptional regulator, with product MVAKKQDVAPAQDPRWEDVRIFLAAYRHKSLGAAAGRLDLDTSTVSRRLTVLESSLGIRLFERTREGLIATRGAERVLAAAEAMEAAHGRLTRDASDLEAEAEGVVRLSVAPGMADAFVAPALVRLRAKHPKIDIELDASVRPLDLTRHEADLAMRSTRPHGAELVVTKLGTAGWLAAGAPALVKRLGRLTSWNDAPWIAWDRDLASFPPARWLAQHAPKARIALRTSQFTSQLVAAESGLGVLLIPLPYMHTRTLRAVPYAEPLAPSAQAWPTDDLWLVGHRALRDVPRVAAVWTFLAEDMRRLARLG
- a CDS encoding SDR family oxidoreductase, which translates into the protein MGTVAVTGATGFIGSAVVRHLLASKRDVRAIIEPGANTKNLDGLNVERIPCDVTDAKRMQKALSGCESLYHLAAIYRIWMEDPTPIWRVNVEGTSATLLAAKNAGVRRVVYTSSIAAIGLLDGGEADETCKFNVFDGNDYIMTKWLSERVALSFADAGMSLVVVNPAFPFGPRDIGPTPTGKIILSMLRGEFPAIPPGGICSIDVDDCAMGHLLAEEKGRAGERYILGNENVTLKELYALVGKVAGVKPPRIQVPAAVAISVALGMELWADRISHKEPNATYRAARYAMKNAFFNCQKAKTELGLPTRPLEESLHRAINWFRAEGVV
- a CDS encoding acyl-CoA dehydrogenase family protein, whose protein sequence is MPSPFREEHEHFRKTVRQFAQKELAPYAEEWEKAENFPNEVFKRAGELGIFAAHYPEELGGLGGDYWFAVAKSEELTHCRMGGVTMGLLVQGDMATPVIADLGTKEQIDEFLRPALAGDKIVALGVTEPNAGSDVAGIQTWAKKDGDDYIINGAKTFITNGTRADFVTLLVKTAPDQGAHGCSFFLVPTNTKGYSVSKKLKKIGNHSSDTAELSFEDMRVPKRYLLGEENSGFMYLMQNFQSERIIACTSAVAGMQLTMDAAIAYGRDRKAFGKPIIKREYWQHKFVDLTAKLEAARALSYKGAEAYNEDKYVNKTQVSFDTVRTISLAKIFTGDVLSEIADQSLQFYGGAGYIEEYEIARAWRDQRLFRIGGGTTETLRYYVAKLMGL